The genomic region AAAACACACTCTCCCCCTGCCACTGGCGcacgatggctgcagtgtgtaccacctacaaaatgcacgtagttacttgcctgggctactctgacagcatctcccaaacctaagACTGCTTCAGGAAAAGGGCATCAGGAACAGGGGCAACACACCCCTGCAGGTTTCACTCCAAGCCACAACCACCATCCTCATTTGGAAAaatgtcactgttccttcatcgccACTGGGCTTAAATCTTGAAGCTCTCTCcccaggagcaccttcaccagaagagctGCAGTAGTTCAAGGAAGTAGCTGGCCACCACCTGAGGGCATTTTGGCacgggcaatgaatgctggccttgccggaGATGTCCATGCATCGATACACTACACCAAAAAGGATTAAAATACAATGAAGTCATTGAATTGCTTTAGCTCTGTGCCTGTGAAGAATTGTTTATGGATTTTTGATTAAATCTAACGCGGGGAACAACTTTCTGTGCCATAATCCTTGTATTTTACACAACTAAAGATAATGTCTTGTAAAAGACTAACTTGAGAGGGAATGACAATCCTTCATTGTTTAACACTTCACAATAGAGAGGATGAAGTAGTGTCTGATCAGTGCCCAGCCATGCATCTGAGCCCCAGCAAGAGGTTAATAAATCACTGGAACTAGTGTGGTGATGTGCAGAAGGGACGGAGCTCTGTCCTGGCATGGTTTTCCAGCTCTTGAGGagaaccaaaaatgctggaaatctgcagcaagttGTCAGTTAAGGAGAGCAGCTAACCTGGTGATTTATCTCAGTGCTGTTTCCTGCCGATTGCTTGACACAGTGTGTCTTACATTTCCTAACCCATTATAGAATGGACCACATTTGATTAGTTGTGATATTAAATCTGCCCTTCCATTCCAAATCAGCAAATAAACGCTACAgatattttgaatttaatatggGCAGATGTTAATGTGTGTTATGAATTGCAGCCAAGTTTAATGATGGAATCAATATGTTGAACAAATATTCCCTTTCTATAAATTCGGAAGTTCATTTaaaacttttcattttaaaagaaacCAAAGAAGAACTTGAGGAGTTAACACTCTCGATCAGGAACAGCAAACAAAGTCCGAAATAAGCTAAAAGTAAGTGTTTTCATGCTGCCCTCTTGCACTGCTCTGTAGACAGTCTCAAtcacagaatagttacagcatGAAAGGAAGCCCTTCGGTCCTCTGAGTCCGTACTAACTTGCTAAGAATGCTCAGcaattcccattcccccaccctctctccattGCCTGCAATTCTTTCCTTGCAGATACTTACCCAACTCTCCCAGTAATGTATCCCAGATCCTAACCGCATgctgagttttttaaaaaaattcttacatTACTTTTCGTTCTCTTGCCAATGATCTTCATTCTGCATCTTCTGGTTCTGACCCCTCtggcaatgggaacagtttctctccatttacacCCTTAATCGTCTTAAATCCCTCTATCAGCTTCCCTCATAACCTCctcttgttccaaggagaacaaaccccaCCTTCTCCATTCCACCCACGGCACCTAAGATTCCtcatcctggaatcattttaataaatcgCTTCAGTTTCTTCAAATCTGTCCCAGCTTCCCATAAGTGTGGTGCCACAGAATTGGGGACAATGTCCTGCTGTGGTTaaaccacagttttataaagattcaccaCAACCTTTAGTTCTTGGACCGGTGCCTGGAATCCCATGTGCTTTGTTTTTTACGCATGCTTTCTCACCCTGTCCTGTTGCTTTTTCCGAACTATGTGCGCAcacacccagatctctctcctTGCACCCTCTTTCATGCCTTCAGTCTGGGTCATTTACCTTCATTCCTATTGCATTtacagttgcacagcacagaaacaggcccttcggcccaccatgtccatgctgaccatcaggtgtCCATCTTCacacatcccatttgccagcgcttccccagggcaccaatgctcaatcaagagggcatggttttaaagtaatgggtgggaagttcaagaggagatatcagaggaaggttttttacccagggagtggttggggcatggaatgcgctgcctggggttgtggtggaggcaggtacattggtcaaattcaagagattgttagataagcatatggaggaatttaaaatagagggatatgtgggaggaaggggttagatagtcttaggctggcacaacattgtgggccgaagggcctgtattgtgctgtactgttctatgttccttcatGGTCTTGTATTCCTTGGTGTTTCAAGATGTTGGGAGTACCTACctgcaccccctctctctcttgtcTAACCAGCCCTTCCCTTCACCATAACATTCCAGCCTCAGGAAAGGaatatttttttccctgttgAAATAGATAATTTGATATTTGGCCTTGTCTTGAGTTTTTTGTTTTCCATTCGGGTAGTTGTAATTGACCTTACTATTGCTTTTCTAAAATGTCTTCAATATGGACCAATTAACCCAATGAATTACTGGTACAAGTTTGGAATGCTATTGGTGAAGGTTCTCTCACAATTTGTGTTAAAACATCAGACTGATGGGTTAATGGATGAGAGAAGGTTTGCCCCCAGTAATTCATCTGCTCTCTGGAGTTCCCACAACTTTTAATTTGACTATTTGGTCTTTTATTTCAACGACATTATTTCATGTAGCTCTCAGTCCACTGACTTGTGCAGAATGGGTTACACAGACATGTCTccacggctcagcacatcacgcaagccagcctcccctccgtggactctgcctacacttcttgctgccttggtgaagcagccaacatgatcaaagaccccagacgttctctcttctcccccctcctatcaggcagaagatacaaaagcctgaatgcatgtaccaccaggctgaaggacagcttctatcctgctgttataagactattgaatggtccccctagtacgataagatcgactcttgacctcacaatctacctcattgtggccttgcaccttattgctgcctgcactgcactttctctgtaactgtgacactttattctgttattgttttacctcatattacctcgatgcactgtgtaaggatCGATCGTAtcaacggtttgcaagacaagtctttcaccgtacctcggtacatgtgacaataatattccaattcatttttgaatccatgtcttgtacatttacCACGGTGTTACACAGAGAACCCTTGGGCTGACTACTGATAGTCAGTTCTCGTGCCTGCTTGAAGGTTGGTGAGTTTGCCATTGCCTGTCTCCTCTTTGAATAGAGACCAATTGGCCCAGTTCTAATCTCATTACCTTCCCAACATAAGTCTCGTTAATTGCTAATGCAGCCCTGGTGCTGATCCCTGGTGATTTTGTCGAGAGCTGTTTGCGTCTGCCTCAGTCTTGTCTCGTGCACAGTGAAGCTGCCGTTGTTGAGGAGAGCTCGCACTGTTCCAGTCCCTTATGGTTATTTAATCAGTTGGAGCATTGACTCTCACACATTCCTGGTTCTACTGCAGCCTTTTGTGGTTTTCGCCTTGTCACTGACGCCTCCCCCACTGACGTGCTGAAAGAATTGTCACCTTGTGGgtagggcagcagagtggtgcagctggcagaacagctgcctctcagctccagcgacccaagttcgatcctggcctccagCGCTGctggagtttgcaccttttccCTGCAACCACGTGAGtttgggtttcttcccacatcccagaaacatggcgggtaaattgcccctagtgcaggtgATCGgtaaaggggagttggtgggcatgtgtgagggagaATTAACTGCAGGGCTACCAGGAAATAaggaggggagtggggctgaGGAGGTTGCTGCCCCGGCAGCGGACCTGGAGCTGATGGTTTTCTGTAATCATTGTTCCTTGGTGGTTACCCCTCTGGACAAccttcttttaaattatttcttcatCTGGATTTGAGGTCTTTTACCTTCATCATacttttcatttgtttatttGACAGTGGGGGTCTGATTGTAGTCTGTGTAGTTAATGTTTGTCCTGTACGTTATTCCTTGGCCACTGGTCACCATAATGATGAAAATCCCTGGTGCCTTCACTTACTGTTCACTAATCTGAGCCTATACACCTCTGTTCCATGGGCTGCATGTCTGGATCTGGAAACATTTTGGAATATCCTGTTCATGGTTTAATAATCTTATGCTAAAAGCAATCTTGCAAACCTCTAGAAACTTAATTGTCAAAGATTAACTTTCAGGATTGATGAAGCAGAAgtttatccagtctttcctctgaGCTAACCCCAACTAGGCTTCATATCGGGCTCCGCCCCACTCCGATGGTAAAGGTATCTCTGTCTTTgggacagaactgtacacagtaccacaGGTGTAGGGCTCCTTGAAGGTGAGCTCCTTGGACTGGATCTATTCCTTGGGTTCTCAAATCACCAATCTGGTTGCTGCTGTACGTTAGTTGGAGATATCATTGTGTGGTGAGAGGGCCCTGGGTCTGTTGACCTTGGTTATTCCAGTATCGTTTGATTCTTGTCCATGTTCCCATTCTACTGTATGTGTGCATTACATCTGCATGCTCTGCCCTCTTTGTCCCATTAAACAGTGCTTTGTCTGCCATTACACACAGTGTTTGATTAGACCTCTCCTGTATCATTTAATTCCTGTGATTCTTGTACATAACTCATCCTATTTTGCTTGATGTTTATCAATGATTTTTGTGATTTTCAATCTAGTTATAGAACAAAGCATTAAAGATGAAGATGATGACCACGGTTCAGTAGATTTAAGGATACGGAAAACTCAGGTATGGGACTGTTGTTCCAGTTGTCAGGAACGGGAGGGGAAAGTTGGTCACAATTCCTAATCGAGCTTGCATATGGtgactggatgatggaattgtGTGAATGTGTTATGCCCACAGACTCTGCTGAAAACTGTCATCCTGAGTGCACCCAGGCACATGGGCACTTCTGGCAGAGGAGGAGGCAGGGAGAGACGTGTTGGTGAaaggggttgggagggtgggatGTTGATCAGTGGGAAAGGATGTGTCGGTGGTGAACTGTCAGTGGTTGACGTGACTCTTATGTTTAACACATCTTTCTTTCAATTTCAGCACTCAACTCTGTCCCGAAAGTTTGCAAATGTGATGACAGAGTACAACGAGATTCAGATATATTTCAGAGAACGCAGCAAAGGGCGGATCCAGCGTCAGCTTGAGATCAGTGAGTGCATCTTTAATGAGGAGTCTGCTTGCTGTCTCAGTGACAAATTGTGTATTCAAAGCAGATGTGACTTTCTGAATCCCCTCTTAAAAATGTCagctcagtttaatgttttaaaaatgaaggAAGCTAttaatgttggaaatcagaagtgTAGAAGTTGGATTCCGGTTGTACGGAGCATTGGTCCGATCCCAGTGGGAGTAACTCGTGCATCTGAGACAACGTTGCCCACCTTGTGAAGGTGAATGGGATGCTTCTGCTGAGGTGGAGCTTGCTCGTGAATTCCCTACAGTTCACTACTCGAGCTTATTACGTCCCTTGGAACACAGGTCACACAGAAATACTGTGTAAAAGGCACTCGATTGCTAAAGttagaatcagctttattatcattgccttatatgatgtgaaattagttttgcagcagcagtacagagcaaagacacaaaattactacaaaataaataaatagtgcaaaagaggaataacgaggtatgttcatgggaccattcagaaatctggcggaggagaagaagctgttcctgaatcgttgagtgtgggtcttcaggctcctgttggGGAACACAGTGAATGGATGGACTGGAGAGGCCGGACTGTTCCCATGAGAGATGTAgagctggaggaggggagagtctTTGGAAGCGGGTGTGAAGACAAGGGAAAATCGCATTGTTAGAATAACATATTACATCAACCGTTGCCTCTGTGTTACTGGTCAATGTGGTGTGTGTTgtctcccccactcctcccccagcGCACCCCCCACGAGTTTGGCACGTGCAGACAGACATGCTGTGCTGTCATCgtagaatggcctcctccagctTAATGGCCAGGAGGACGATTTGCTCTGACAAGTTCCAGCTCTCTGGGGTTGTGGACAATGGGGGTTTAACGTGCCATTCTGAAATCCTTTGGCAAACTGCACTCGAGAATGGAACAATGAACTTTCACActgaagaccaacatttattgaagTAATTCTGGCTTCATTGTAACATGTTAGTGATCTCAGCTCTGTGGAATGTGTGAAGTCAGATTTTCCAAACGGTGTTGGCCTGTCCAACTGTCAGTTACTGAATTCTGAATGCTTCAtcttctatctctttcctgtgccTTGGGGGTATTATGTTAAAGCTAATGGAAACATTTGCGAGTTTTAGAATTAAATGTATTGGAATGAACTTTAAAGAAATTCTCTTTTAGAAAATGTTATTGTTCAATTTTCCCTCAGTAACAACAACCGTATGAGTCCAAGATGGGAATGGCAAAACTTTGAGGAACTGCTCATTCATGCTGCTTGTACCAATGGTCTGTGCACCAGACCCAGTTTGCTATTGTTGTCCAACACTCTTCTTGTCACTAAACATCTGTGAAATCAATTCATTCAGGCGAGCTGCTGTTAGTTTTGAATGTTGATCAAAACTATAGAGGATTTGGAAGTGTTTGTCCACAGACCCATGGATGTATCAGTGCTGGGGGATAAAgtcattgaccatccctctgcctccacaagtgctagcttgctccagattacaacatctgtagcctcttgtctTCATCCAATACAAGAGTATAGTCATAATGCCAGATGGagagacagtccagatgaagggtctcgacctgaaaacgtcgactgtctatttccctccacagatgctgcctgacctgctgatttcctccagctccttttgtcTGTTGCTCATGATGCCAAAATTGTATGGAACGCATCAGGGCAAACTAGAATACAGTTCAAACCACAATAACCTGAAATGCCTACGATTCCTCCtcccccgctgagttcctccagcagtttgcttctcgTTCCTTTCCGTTGGTGTTTCGTGCCCAAGGCTAACTGATCTGAACGTTTGGGCTCCATGTTCCAGTGGGTGGTGGAATCTATGGGTGGGATGATCATTGCGTTGAAAGCTGGTGGGCAGCCAAAGGTAGAAGTGAAGGTGGATTTGGACTTCGCTGCTTTGTGCTGAAGTTTATTGATTTGCTTTATAACCTGGTGTTTCAGAGTGGGACACGTGTTCCAGAGGGGTGAGCAGTCATTGAATGGACTGTTTCTGCTTTGTTTCAACAGCTGGGAGGACAACCACTGACGATGAACTGGAAGAGATGTTGGAGAGTGGTAACCCATCTATTTTCACATCTGATGTACGCAGAAATCTCCATCGccccaacattttgtacaaagcACAGTTTAAAATTTTGACCGAACACCTTATGGAGCTCCTGTCTCCTGTTCACTTCCGCTGGGCAACTTCACCTCCAAATCaaaaggttctgggttcaagccTCACCCATGAGAATTAATGGCATCTTCCAGACGGAAGCTCCCATTGGTAGTCGTAGATATAgcacagacaggcccttcagcccaccgagtccatgctgaccaaccatccatttacattgaattaatcccatttttttgttctcccAGATTCCCATAAACTCCCCCAATTCTATCAACACTGCACGTTAGGGCAAAACAATTTAGTGATCAACTAACCAACCAACCCTCCCATCCCTGGTGGTCAGGGGTGATGTCCTTTGGACAAGGTGTTGAACCCAGGGTTCCACCTCCTGTCTCGGGGGACTTCAGGGACCTCATGGCCACAGTGTTGAGGAAATGGATTATCCTGGTTTGTGGAGAAATGTTCCCCCCTCAGCGTTTGAACGGAAGGCCAGGGATTCCATGGAAGGTTGCTGCCTCAGctgatggaggagcagaggggagaGAGTTGAGGCCAAGAGCCAGCCACCCAAGATCTGAAGAGGGGGAACTGGATGACCTTCTCTTGCTCCAGCTGAGTGTAGCAAAGGGCCTGACTCCTGCACCTCACTTCTACAACACTGATAGAAAAGCAGAGAAGGTGTAAAGCTTGTATCTTAGTTAAACTATACATGAAGCTGCAGACAGTTCTGTTGTCAATACCTTcttaattttattcacctcagcTAAAcctcattatttcaaagaaaacaccTGCCTGGACAGTCCACTGAGTGTGGCGACAGCACTGTACACGATagctgtggctgaaccagtgttgtTGACCCTTCAGCTGTGAGCTCCCACCCTATGGTACGGCTGTATAGCAGCGAATTCTCCATCCTGTGGATGAGGTCCAGAGTGCAGTGGGAGAAGTGAGGCAGGTCCTGGACTGCCCTTTACCCTGCTCAGACTTTGAATATCTGAAGGAAGCAAGTGGTTAGACTTCCTGAATGGCACAGAAGTCACCTCTCGATCTGTATCTCCACAGATCATATCAGACACTCAGATCACCAGGCAAGCTCTTAACGAGATTGAGTCACGGCATAAGGACATCATCAAGCTGGAAGCGAGTATACGGGAGCTGCACGACATGTTCGTGGACATGGCAATGTTAGTCGAACAACAGGTGGGGTATCTGAAAGTCTGTTGTCTGTTTAAAATGAAGTGTTAAACGCCAGAGTTATTGCACGGTTGTTGGAGCGTGTCGGCATGCTGCTTGGCACGTGTTGCGGAGCAGTACTCAAAGCAATCACTGCAGGTGGGAAGGAGTGTGGAGCCAAGACTTAACTCCTCGCCAACCGCCTGTGTCCTGACGTGCCCCTTACTTCCAGGAGTGGGTGTTTCTGTCCCTGAAGTTGGTTAGCAGCTAGTTTGGGTTATGAATTTTCTAGGCTGTGGAGTTGTATGAAAAGCAGGTGCTGCCTGCATATGGAAGGGGAAGAAAGTTTGGAGTCTCGGCGTGCAGTGTCACAAGGGCACGTGTTGATTGAAGCAGTGATTCTGAGGGTGATTCATTGGAAACTGTAACCATAGAAACAAGCTCAGCATCCGTGTGACTGCACACGTCCGAGCCTCGGCTGCTGGCTCTGCATAAGGACTGGAACGTTAGTCAGATACCAGGGAAAGCCGAGGGCAGTGCCTCGGCAGGACCCGCGTCCAGCGGCCCCGAGGGCAGTGCGTCGGCGGGACCCGCGTCCGGCAGTCCCGAACATTAACCTGAAAATCGGCAAAAGCAACAAGTgctagaaacgctcagcaggtcgaacTGCATGCACGCTGAGGGGGAAGAGGCAGAATTTCACCTAATGTCAGAGCTGTAAGAATTTAACAATAAACCATTTAACTGCCCTGCTGGTTAGGTGGGGTGTGCAGGACAAGGACCGAGTCTGTGATTGATGAATTAACAGGGCAGCCAACATAAATTTGGATTGATGGGGTGGTGTAAGTAGTCACGGAATGTCCCAAAGTAAGGCAGGCGTGTTGGGTCAGAGCTTTGGTCCAGGTCTGTGTGGAGCGGAGACCCCAGGAGCTGGTCGTGGTGCGGGGTCAGTTGAAGCTGTGCAGACCCCTCCTGCCGCTGACCAAGGGTGATGTTGCTGAGTCCATCC from Pristis pectinata isolate sPriPec2 chromosome 17, sPriPec2.1.pri, whole genome shotgun sequence harbors:
- the LOC127579259 gene encoding LOW QUALITY PROTEIN: syntaxin-2-like (The sequence of the model RefSeq protein was modified relative to this genomic sequence to represent the inferred CDS: inserted 2 bases in 1 codon), which encodes MKDRLGDLRAYKENYEDEVTITVEKDHFMDEFFQQVDEIRGYIDRISDNVEEVKKKHSIILSAPNPDGKTKEELEELTLSIRXTANKVRNKLKVIIEQSIKDEDDDHGSVDLRIRKTQHSTLSRKFANVMTEYNEIQIYFRERSKGRIQRQLEITGRTTTDDELEEMLESGNPSIFTSDIISDTQITRQALNEIESRHKDIIKLEASIRELHDMFVDMAMLVEQQGEMVDNIETNVVNATEYVERAKEETKKAMRYQSKARRKMFLIVICVGVLLAVIAIIIGVSVGL